In a single window of the Arachis hypogaea cultivar Tifrunner chromosome 6, arahy.Tifrunner.gnm2.J5K5, whole genome shotgun sequence genome:
- the LOC112696810 gene encoding ubiquitin-conjugating enzyme E2 22 — MATNENLPPNVIKQLAKELKNLDESPPEGIKVVVNDDDFSIIYADIDGPAGTPYENGVFRMKLLLSHDFPHSPPKGYFMTKIFHPNIATNGEICVNTLKKDWNPSLGLRHVLIVVRCLLIEPFPESALNEQAGKLLLENYEEYARLARLYTGIHAKAKPKFKSGAISESTTALNVDQTNTSVPNAEIKTAPSTAALPLQSLSSSTTTTRGNSQEQAAVVVTETTVNGSAATGKAVSSASAPLKREGGVAKAQADKKKIDARKKSLKRL, encoded by the exons ATG GCAACTAACGAGAATCTTCCCCCAAATGTAATAAAGCAACTTGCCAAAGAGCTCAAAAATCTTGATGAATCCCCGCCAGAAGGGATTAAGGTTGTGgtaaatgatgatgatttttcAATCATTTATGCCGATATTGATGGTCCAG CTGGAACTCCCTATGAGAATGGAGTTTTCCGCATGAAGTTGTTACTGTCCCATGATTTTCCGCATTCTCCACCTAAAG GTTACTTCATGACCAAGATTTTTCACCCAAATATTGCAACCAATGGAGAGATATGTGTGAACACGCTTAAAAAAGATTGGAACCCGAGCCTTGGGTTACGCCATGTTCTTATT GTTGTTAGATGTCTATTGATTGAACCCTTTCCAGAATCAGCTCTAAATGAGCAGGCTGGCAAGCTGCTGCTTGAAAATTATGAGGAATATGCTAGACTTGCTAG GCTTTACACTGGAATTCATGCAAAAGCAAAACCCAAATTTAAAAGTGGAGCTATTTCTGAATCGACAACCGCCCTAAATGTTGATCAAACAAACACCTCAGTGCCTAACGCTGAAATAAAAACTGCTCCATCAACTGCAGCCCTGCCATTGCAGTCTTTATCCTCCTCAACCACCACGACAAGAGGAAACAGTCAAGAACAGGCAGCAGTTGTGGTGACTGAGACTACTGTTAATGGTTCTGCCGCCACCGGTAAGGCAGTTTCTTCTGCTTCAGCACCACTAAAGAGGGAAGGTGGAGTCGCAAAAGCTCAGGCAGACAAGAAGAAGATAGATGCCAGAAAGAAGAGTTTGAAAAGATTGTAA